A section of the Streptomyces xinghaiensis S187 genome encodes:
- the trxA gene encoding thioredoxin produces MSTVELTKENFDEVVSANDFVLIDFWASWCGPCRTFAPVYEKAADRHSDLVFAKVDTEAQPELAAAFNIQSIPTLMVVRENVAVYAQPGALPEPALEDIIGQARDLDMEKVHQSVEEQQAAQQQGGASGGSQPPGPSDPAV; encoded by the coding sequence ATGAGCACGGTCGAGCTGACCAAGGAGAACTTCGACGAGGTCGTCTCCGCCAACGACTTCGTCCTGATCGACTTCTGGGCCTCCTGGTGCGGCCCCTGCCGCACGTTCGCACCCGTGTACGAGAAGGCCGCCGACCGCCACTCCGACCTGGTCTTCGCCAAGGTCGACACGGAGGCCCAGCCCGAGCTCGCCGCGGCCTTCAACATCCAGTCCATCCCGACGCTGATGGTCGTCCGGGAGAACGTCGCGGTGTACGCCCAGCCGGGGGCCCTGCCCGAGCCGGCCCTGGAGGACATCATCGGCCAGGCCCGCGACCTGGACATGGAGAAGGTCCACCAGTCCGTGGAAGAGCAGCAGGCCGCGCAGCAGCAGGGCGGTGCGTCCGGTGGCAGCCAGCCTCCCGGCCCGTCGGACCCGGCCGTCTGA